Proteins from one Hyperolius riggenbachi isolate aHypRig1 chromosome 4, aHypRig1.pri, whole genome shotgun sequence genomic window:
- the LOC137570831 gene encoding uncharacterized protein, with protein sequence MGRSTIRYLVLDTCKLIWKTLQPEFMPPPDIPMWEANIQHFWEKHQFPNCLGAVDGKHVHIVMPAATGSLYYNYKKYFSLVLMAVVDPNLKFLYVDVGAYGSSHDSAVFQHSRFGLKLLTGQMTLPAPRPWPDTQHPPYPCVFVADEAFALSEHVMRPYAQRDMSQKKMLFNQRLTKARQVVECAFGILSNKWWIYHTALKMQPQYAIAVVKATCVLHNYVRTLDGMNTEEEEEIPPSALQNVVPSTLRGPISAIQMRDKLADYFVP encoded by the coding sequence ATGGGAAGATCTACAATCCGGTACCTCGTTTTGGACACCTGCAAACTGATCTGGAAAACACTGCAGCCAGAATTTATGCCACCTCCTGATATACCTATGTGGGAGGCTAATATTCAGCATTTCTGGGAAAAGCATCAATTCCCTAACTGCCTAGGAGCAGTGGATGGGAAACATGTCCATATTGTTATGCCTGCAGCCACTGGCAGTTTGTattacaactataaaaaatatttctctctTGTACTCATGGCTGTGGTGGATCCGAATTTGAAGTTTCTATATGTGGATGTGGGTGCTTACGGCAGTTCACATGATTCTGCAGTTTTCCAACACAGCAGATTTGGCTTGAAACTCCTAACTGGCCAAATGACTTTACCAGCACCACGACCCTGGCCTGACACACAACATCCACCTTACCCGTGTGTGTTTGTGGCTGATGAGGCATTTGCTCTATCCGAACATGTTATGCGGCCTTATGCCCAAAGAGATATGTCtcagaaaaaaatgttgtttaatCAGCGCCTTACCAAAGCCAGGCAAGTGGTGGAATGTGCTTTTGGCATACTTTCCAACAAATGGTGGATTTATCATACTGCCCTAAAAATGCAACCACAGTATGCAATAGCAGTTGTGAAGGCCACATGTGTTTTACACAATTATGTCAGAACATTAGATGGCAtgaacacagaggaggaggaggagattccaCCCAGTGCTCTTCAAAATGTTGTCCCTTCTACCTTACGTGGGCCTATTTCTGCTATTCAAATGCGAGATAAACTCGCTGATTACTTTGTGCCATAA